ATTGTATGTATAAAGCCTAAAGCAACAGATTTGTTAAACATAAGATGTTTAGAGGTGAGCTTTACGAAATCCACATTCaaacaaaacaaattttatacaaatttaaCCCAGAAATtgctttttaatatattatagagaTTGTTCCAACGTTTTAGTCCTAATCGAAAGATATATAATTAGAAGAATCTTACAAAGACCAATCAGAAATTACTATAGAAAAAATTGCCAATCAACTAATCACTAAGCAATATAAGCAAATAAAGATTCAGATAGCAACACTATTATTTGGGAGGCTGAAGAGCTCATACTCTCCTCTTTGATTCAGACCCCTATAGAAGATGAATAGCTACAGCAATTGCTATATAGCTATCCAAGCTAACTTATCTATTAAAACTAATTCTTTGTTTTATCTATTAAAACTAATTCTTTGTTTTATCTATTAAAACTAATTCTTTGTTTTAAAGAATGTAATAAAGCCAATGAGTAACAGGACCTAAAACTCAAGATCGTCTGTTCTGATACGATGTTAATTTGAAATAGCCGTTTATCTCAAAAAATTCAAAGTATGAAAAAGTcagtattttttaatatttatattcaacattttgGATAATATTGAGTCAGATCACAATCCTCTCAGATTAAAGAGGTTTTGGAGTTCGATTTACATCTATCGTATCATATACGTCAATCATATTTTTAGGTTCACAGGTAgcatttctttttaacttttactCGATATCATCTTACTAAGTATCTTGTTAAGTATCTTAAATAAGATTGCATATCCTTAACTTAAGAAAAATACTGTAAAATACATTCTAAGGTGAAAGATGGCTAAGTAATAAATATATGTGTTAGTACATAGTTGAATTTGATTTACATTGAGCTCTGAATAGATGCATCAGAGTCTAATCTGCTTTCATTGAActataactataaatatatgttttagAGTTCAGTATGATTTGGTTTGACTTGAGTTCCATGAGAAGGCGCCACACATAATCTATATTCTGATGGCATTCAAGAGATAGTCATCATAGTACGGGAAAAAAATTAGGTGCAGTCAAAGTAAGCAAGTAATATTAGCAAAATAACAATGAATCATGAAGCAATGCAGACCATGAAAAGGCATCAAACATAATCTAAATTCTCAGGGCATTCAAGAGATAGTCAGCATAGCATGGACAAAAAATAGGCGTAGTCAACAACTCGAGAAATAACAATTCAAGAGGGATTCATCATAGCATGGacaaaaatagtcaaagggaaAGTGCCCGAGAAACGACAAAACATTTATATAAACCAATCAAGAAGGGTTGGGTCTCTATCAATTATCGAAAGCTGAAACGTACTTGCACACAAAACTATATGAAAATAAGTAAATGCCTATATGAAAATATCACATTAGTCAAGTAAATAGTCAAGTAAAATAAGTGACATGAATACTGGGGAACATGTAAATGCCTATATGAAAATATCACATTAGTCAAATAAATAGTCTCTTTGACATAAGAATAATCTCCTCAATGTGTTTTTATAGTGCAAGAAATCAATTCTCCTATACATGGTTAAACTATGCACCAATAGAGGATAAACcattaatatcaaaaatataatttcgCATCGTCATCATACAGATACCTATCTCAATCTGAGCCTGTTTAGCTTGATCAGGACAAATTGAACTTGTCTAACATACTCCGTTGGAGGAACAAATCAGCTTAATCAATTAAAAACAATGCCACAGAACAAATCATTATGAATATGTCAGTTTATTGATGATGAACAAATTGAAACAACTTGATCGGATTTATATTATCGTATGTTGCATTATGAATTTCATTCCTAATCAATAGTTGCACTATCAAAACTCACCTTGACCAAGCTTAAACTTTGATGGCGTCCCATGATTACGGGTTGAGTTGAACTTGGTCCCGTCAATAAGTGTCCGAGTGTAATGCACGGCAAAATTAATCAACACTCAAAACCAGGCAAAACACATACCAATTGATCAGACTATTTTTGATATCTTCGATCCAAATCAATTAGGAATGCAACCTTTTTTCGGGAAAGGAAAAAGTTAAGAAcagtaggaaaaagaaaaagaaaggaataaaggaaaaaggaaaaaattaagCAGTCTTGACGAAAACCCCAAAAAGGTCAGGCTCAGTTAAGTCGGCAAAAAATGCTCATAAGCACAGGATAGTAATAGGACCAATAGATTACCATAGGAGGAACATGTATGGAACGACGAAGGATAAGAACAATAGGAAGCGGTTGCCTGTGAATAGGCCGTCCAAACTTCCGCTTGTTCAAAGCCATCATTTTCCACGTTCTCCTCTACTTATCATCACCGCCTCAAAGAAGAGATACAAAATagcaagaaacaaaaaagaataaaggaaACCAAGTAGAATTAATAAAACAACAATGTATTGAAGCAGTCAAGTCCATCCAAAGCTACCACATTTAATCCCAAACAAAGACAGGAATAGCATATTTGAGTACAACCAATTATCTGTAAAACTGAGTCTATCCAAAGCTACTACATTTAATCCCAAACAAAGATACGAATACCAAATTTGAGTACAAAGAAACATCTTTAAAACTGTTTTCTCACAAATTATCCAACAACCAATcagaaataaaatatcaaagGATCATATTTGGCTACCAACTAAACATGAAGTGACCCAATGTCACACCTCGTgcaagtaaagaatgtaaaaaaaGAGAATTGTTGGCAAATTTTCAATTGCCTTCCGACATTCTATGTCCCTAACTCTGTTACAATACAAATCTTCTTTAAATTCCATAGTCATTTGACTTTGAGCTCTATAGACTATGCATTTGATTGAGTATTGCTATAAACTTTCTTGGTAGTTAGAATACAATTTCAAAGCCAAAGATGCTCAATTTGAATCTATTTGATTGAGTATTGCTATAAACTGTCTTGGTAGTTAGAATACAATTTCAAAGTACTTGAAACAAAGTGTTGATCGTCCTCAACAGAAAGAATGAACACACAATTCATTAGTTCTAATAGGTTGAGCCATATATTTCGAAGTACAAAAGCAACTTGATACATGGTTTATGCTCGGTTTTGCTTCTATGTTATTATAGGTACCAAGAGCTAAAGAAAGAAAGTTCAAAGCTTCCATTGTTCAAACTGAACAAACTTAATGCATCATTACCTGTACCTTTGATACCAAGGAGCTCTGTAGTTCTTTTCATTATGGGTGCAAGTGATGACTTCATAGTCGCCAAGAACGTCGGGCCAATTATCGCAATCATTTCACATTCAAGGAAAGGTGCATTATAGTTTGGGATAAAAGCAGGTGGAAGCTCAATTGTTGCAATCATGTAACATTCAAGGTAAGGACTATGAAGAAAAACAAAGAGCCGACAGCCAGCAGGAAGGCATAGGGAACCTGCAGAAATCGAAAACAGGGACTTGCGGATTCCAcgacatataattttttttgctgcGAAAATCAAGGCGAAGGAAAAGCAAAAGAATAGAGTTTTTTCTATAGAACACCTCAAAACAATGATGTAAAATAACCAAGTCTTGAAAGGTTGCTaaaacaaaaagggaaaaagaaatcgAATGCAGGTAAAAGCAAGTCGAAAACAAAGAGATTTGACAAATCAAAGCCAAAGATGCAGTTTGGGAAAATcccaatagtttaaaaaaacaTGAAACTAATATTtacaaagaagagaagagtaAAGAGGAGCAGCAAATATGGATAGAtatggaaataaataaataatttttgctcAGACACCCCTAGTTATCAAGCATTATCAGATTGGCAGCGAAGCCTTCCCGATTAATAGTGCCGACCGAGCTAGAAACCATGCGCACGCCGAAACCATTCTTAGCACAAATGAGAACAACTGGTTGCTTAAGAACTAAGCCATCCAAAGTGCTCTCATTACCAATCAAGAAAGCGCAGGCCTTTCTCAATTATCACGACTATCTGATATTGGGAAGGTCATCATCGCACGGGAGGAAAACGGGGAAGACAAAGTCTCGGGGAATAGAAGGGTCAAATTCTTATCACATTCAGGTGAAAGCAAAGTAACCCACAACAGACAAAACATTGCTATAAACTGCACATGACCGAACTACAGTTCTTCCCCCCTCTTTTTACTTTTGTCTGGACTTCTTTGGGACCCCAAATCTGAAATTGGAAACGGCCCCTCCTCAAACCGTTCCACCTAACCAGCACAtctaatatatatctatttttttataaaccaTGCTGAAGGAAAGGAGAAAGGAGGAGCCTGCGGATTCCAGggcacttttttttctcttttttttttaaaaccatgCTGCAGGAAAGGGGAAAGGAAAGAGTTTTATCTAGAGTTGCTAATTTATACCTCTATTTACATGATCagacatatatatgtaaaggaATAACATTTACCACCATCCCCAGCGCTGCACCCCACCTCTCCGATGCCCGCGAAGCGCCCTGCAATCGCCtcggcatttcatcgaacagggCGCGAGCGCTCGGGAGAGGGCGCGGGGGCCTGCGAGCTCCTTCGATCGATCGCGTGATggcgagggggaggaggagaagaagatcctTGCAGATCGAAAAGAGATCTGAGAGAGTTCGGTGTGGATCTGCAGGACCTCCGCGCCCTGAGGGGCGACAGGGGAAGAAGGCGAAGAGAGGGGCGCGCGAGAAAAGGTATGAGAGAGATCGAAGAGGCGGAGGAAGGATCGAAGAGGCAGAGGAGGGATCGAAGAGGCGGTTGTGGGGGAGGGTTCGAAGAGGCGGAGGTTGTAGGGGAGGGTTCGAAGAGGCGGGGCAGGGATCGAAGCGGTGGGCATCAGGGAGCGATCGAAGAGGCGGGGTGAATGAATAAATGGGATCTGAAGTGGCGTGGTGATGTGGGATTGAATTAAGATGGATTAAGGAAAATTGGACACGTGGCAAAATAGAACGGGaaaactaattattaataaatttaattaattaattaatttcatagagtttagagatttaaaattttaaactttgaagcttaaaatttagaaataaataatataagtaaaaaataaaatttaaaatttaaatataaaatataaaattagaaaattaaaactttaaaattttgaagtttaaaaagcttaaaatttagaaataaatattataagtaaaaattgaaatttaaaatttaaataaaaaatataaaattagaaatttaaaactttaaaatttggaagtatcaaaattttatattttgatataaaaaatttaaaactttatatatatatatatatatatatatatatatatatatatagagggagagagaaggggggtttggggggacacgtgtcaccttgtggtccccccaaaccctcctttaatgtagttagatagatagatagatatttagttcgattatttaatatttaataaaaagatcTAATTATAAGTGAGAGAGTTCGGACCGGTTTGATTATTAGCATTTTCGGAACACCGGTTTATCGATTGAACAGTCGATCACACGGGTCAATGCAAATTTTAAAGCTTTCCATTTTTCAGGGTCGCCGAATCGGCCGACGGACTCGGTCACGGTCTGACCAGTTTGACCGgccggtttagggtttagggttcgacctgatttttaaaatactGTTCTAGATCTGAAATTGtacatcaaattcaaattctgcttttgaatttgaaactgagttcaaaatttgaatttgaatttaaattgagttcaacatttgaatttgaatatgaattcaaatttaaatctaaatttatattcaacTTTAAATCTAAACTAGTTaagagacccgcgcgatgctgcgggtagttattttaaaatttaattttgaaaattagttataaaaattaatttcagaatttaaatggtgcaataagtatatcaaaaaattttagtaggcatAGTAGTTCCCCATTagttagtaaaataattttagtagatATCGTAGTCCCCAGTAGTTAGTGAATCAGATAAGAAATCATTGTTTGTGATTCTTGCAATTAATTttcgtcaaatataaaattaacttaagctgcatcaattttcttttattttttaatgtacaatttatatgtgaatgctcaatattataaaattaatatttatatccagtagtctaaattatttaacatttatttatatattttacattttataaaaataaatagtaaattatataataaattattatataataatatatctatatagaaataaaatactatatatattaaataaatatatataataaataaatatatatttataaataaaattttacatatatatatatatatatatatatataatgagagggaggtccaccgtggacctccctctcacgTGGTCCACAGGCCGAAATGGCCTCGTGGACCCCGATAAAACCCCAAGAGCCGCGATTTTTTTTCGGCTCTGCGCCGACCCCGCGCCGCACCCCCTCCCCCCTCGCTGGCTCCCACCCTCGCCCCGCGGCGCCAGCGCCGAAGCCCACCCCTGCGCCTGCGCTCGGGCCAGCACTTGTCGCGTGTCGCACTCGTGCCAGCGCCCGCTCCGCTCCCGCCGGCACGCGTCGCCTCCGCCCTCGCTCCGCCGGCCCGACCCTCTCGCGCCCCGCGCCGGGTGCTGCGCCAGCTCCGGCTCGCGGCTCCGCCCGGGCCGCGCCTGCTCCCGCTCGCGCCCCGGGCCTCGGGCCCGCAACTCGGCCTTCTCGCGACACGTGtgcagttattgaggaataatagatagttatatattatggatttaattcaaaatcaaattgaggccaatttgaataaaaaaaatctattgatTTTGTGTTTTTGCAAAACTATACAtctattttggattttgcagattagctctaaatttttaataaattaattagaatactcttattcctctttctttctcctttttctctcatttgtttttctctttactCGTCTCTCACCTTCTCGTCgtccctttctctttcttttcctacttt
This genomic interval from Ananas comosus cultivar F153 linkage group 8, ASM154086v1, whole genome shotgun sequence contains the following:
- the LOC109713982 gene encoding uncharacterized protein LOC109713982; this translates as MPTASIPAPPLRTLPYNLRLFEPSPTTASSIPPLPLRSFLRLFDLSHTFSRAPLSSPSSPVAPQGAEVLQIHTELSQISFRSARIFFSSSPSPSRDRSKELAGPRALSRALAPCSMKCRGDCRALRGHRRGSLCLPAGCRLFVFLHSPYLECYMIATIELPPAFIPNYNAPFLECEMIAIIGPTFLATMKSSLAPIMKRTTELLGIKGTGNDALSLFSLNNGSFELSFFSSWYL